One Calditrichota bacterium genomic window, CGCTCTGGTGCTCGGCTACCTGATTGTGGGTGCGGCGGTCTGGGCCTACTACGCGCGTTATCTCAGCATGCGAGAGTTGGTCTTTTCGCGCCTCAACCCATTGGATGTGGTGTTGTCGCGTATTGCACCGGGGCCCTATTCTATGACCCCTACCACCTCTGAAGCCATTGGCGCGGTGCAAGCCCTGGACGACATCGAGACGTACGTCCACGAGATTTTTGCCTTTGGGCTTTTCGGCTTTGTGGGGGCAATCCTGGCGGTGCCTCTTGCGTGGCGGCGCTCTGCAGATTCCCGTTCTTCGAACACAATGGCGCTTCTGCTGCTCTGGCTGGGCGTGGTGGTCGCCATGTACGCTGTGCGCTTTGCGGCGGTGGAGCAGGTGGTTTTTGCTCGTTATCTGCTGGAGATGCTCCCGCCGCTGGCGCTCCTTTTTGCCTTCAGCCTTGGCAAGCTGTTGCCCATGAAACGAGGGGGGCTGTTCCTTTTCGTTGTCCTGCTGCTGGTGGGGGTCTATGCCGTGCAGCACGCCACATGGCAGCACTTCCCAGGCGCGGGAGTCTACTTTTTGGCGGGCGCGGTGCTGGCAGTGGCTCTGTGGAGCAAGGGCAGGCCAGGGGGAGTCCGCATTGGCATGCTTTCCATTGGCCTGGCTCTTGTGGCGGTGTGGGTGACTTCGCTCCTGAGGGTTCGTCCACCGTTCGGCATAGGCCCGCTGGTGCGCACAGCGGTGGCGATTGCGCTTTGGGTTGGTGCGGTCTGCCTGGTTTGCCGGCGCTCTTCTTCAGGAAGTGGGGAGCATCTCTTTCGCCTTGTGGGGCTCACTCTGGTTCTCTTTGCCTTTCTCTACTCGGTGGGCAAACAAGGTCAGAAAATAGGGCCAAGCTACGAGGGAGTATGGTCGCCGGGTACGGTGACGAAAGCGACTCAGCTCCTGGTCGCAGAGGCAAGGCCTGGCGACGTGGTGCTTTCGGGGGGACAGATTTGGACCTTTCAGGCGGGACTGGACTGCTTTCTGGACATCACACATACCTTGGGGCTCCTGTACGTCCCAGATTCGGTGATGCAACGCGCCCTCACGGAGACGCCACCGCGCTTCATCGTCATGGATGGCTACACCGAGAAGCGCACCAGTCCGCACCGCGAATTACTTGCAAGTAAATTGAGTGCGCTGTATGCGAAAGCGGCGACGGTAGGTGGTTCACCGCATCCGGTGGAAATCTACAGGCTGCGCGACGATGGCAAGCCGGCAGCCGCGCCAAGGACGAACGGTTCTTCTCGATGAGACAGCAGGACGAATGAAGATCGCGATCATGGGCATACGGGGGATTCCGGCCAACTACGGCGGGTTCGAGACTTTTGCCGAAGAGATGGCCCCGCGCTTGGTCAAGTTGGGGCACGAGGTCACCGTGTTCGGCCGTTCCAACAACGTGGACTATCCTCACCCGTTCTACAAAGGGGTGAGGCTGCGCGTGCTGCCGACCATCCGCCACAAGTACCTCGACACGGTGTTCCACACATTGGTCTGCGTCCTGGCAAGTTTCTTCACCCCGTATGATGTGGTTTTGATTTGCAACAGCGCCAACAGCCTCTTTTCCTTCATCCCGCGCCTGACAGGGAAGAAGGTGGTGGTCAACGTCGACGGGTTGGAGTGGAAAAGGAAGAAATGGAACTGGCTGGGGAAAGCCTTTTATCGCGTCTCGGAGGTATTAGCGACGATCCTCCCCAACGCCATTGTCACGGATGCGCGCAGTATTCAGCGATACTATCTGAGCCGGTTTGGGAAGGCCTCCACGTATATTCCCTATGGAGTGCCGGAGGAGCGCGTGCTGAGCAAGGAAGCACTGCAGCGATTTGGCGTCGAGCCACGCCGCTATCTGCTGTACGTGAGTCGCCTGGAGCCAGAGAACAATGCCCACCTGGTGATCGAGGCGTTTGAGAAGGTGCGCACGGACATGCCGCTGCTCATTGTCGGTGACGCTCCGTACAGCCAGGAGTACATCCGCCGCCTGCGTGCTACGCGCGACCCGCGCATTATTTTCACTGGGTATGTGTTTGGGCAGGGTTACAAGGAACTGCAGTCGCACGCCTATCTCTACATTCAAGCTACCGAAGTCGGAGGCACTCACCCAGCTCTTTTGGAAGGCATGGGGTTTGGGAACTGCGTAGTGGCCTTGGATGTGCCTGAACATCGCGAGGTCTTGGGCGATGCCGGCATCTTCTTCGCGGC contains:
- a CDS encoding glycosyltransferase family 39 protein, yielding MHRQSVKPAAGFARFGLRTPHPVLVVGGLLLLALVFRLAFLPFRWVGPDEGSYLMDARLILDGKVPIVDFAARQPLFLWLLAALFKLISPSLTAARIMLLSCNVGTGLLVYAIGRRLFERESALAGTAVFLLFPFSVVWSLSVITETLAVLLACASALLLLLAWERRTGLGYALAAGMAAAAAYFTRETAVWVMAVLVLYSLFAHRSPFRRKATIIGALVLGYLIVGAAVWAYYARYLSMRELVFSRLNPLDVVLSRIAPGPYSMTPTTSEAIGAVQALDDIETYVHEIFAFGLFGFVGAILAVPLAWRRSADSRSSNTMALLLLWLGVVVAMYAVRFAAVEQVVFARYLLEMLPPLALLFAFSLGKLLPMKRGGLFLFVVLLLVGVYAVQHATWQHFPGAGVYFLAGAVLAVALWSKGRPGGVRIGMLSIGLALVAVWVTSLLRVRPPFGIGPLVRTAVAIALWVGAVCLVCRRSSSGSGEHLFRLVGLTLVLFAFLYSVGKQGQKIGPSYEGVWSPGTVTKATQLLVAEARPGDVVLSGGQIWTFQAGLDCFLDITHTLGLLYVPDSVMQRALTETPPRFIVMDGYTEKRTSPHRELLASKLSALYAKAATVGGSPHPVEIYRLRDDGKPAAAPRTNGSSR
- a CDS encoding glycosyltransferase → MKIAIMGIRGIPANYGGFETFAEEMAPRLVKLGHEVTVFGRSNNVDYPHPFYKGVRLRVLPTIRHKYLDTVFHTLVCVLASFFTPYDVVLICNSANSLFSFIPRLTGKKVVVNVDGLEWKRKKWNWLGKAFYRVSEVLATILPNAIVTDARSIQRYYLSRFGKASTYIPYGVPEERVLSKEALQRFGVEPRRYLLYVSRLEPENNAHLVIEAFEKVRTDMPLLIVGDAPYSQEYIRRLRATRDPRIIFTGYVFGQGYKELQSHAYLYIQATEVGGTHPALLEGMGFGNCVVALDVPEHREVLGDAGIFFAARPSDDLVGKLQYLVDHPQVVEEYRHKVLQRARACYSWDAVTRSYERLFRALVDGNAFVRHRVAVRSAAEV